The Rhinolophus ferrumequinum isolate MPI-CBG mRhiFer1 chromosome 21, mRhiFer1_v1.p, whole genome shotgun sequence region gaataaCGAGAGAGGATTTTAGAGCTAGAAAGCCACGGAGAACAGAATGCTTGATTAgaagggtggagggagaaggCATAAATGCAACTTTGCAGGAGATGGGGTTCAGGAGGTGGTGGAATTCCAGGAGTTATAAAGGAGAGACTCCTGGATTCTtaggatgggggtagggggtggaaTAAGAGCTTTCTGAGTGGAGGAGGGGCTGCGCCAGCCTCTATGATCTGTGACCTTTTTGTGGGTATTTTTAGCTCCAGCACCTGCCTTcttggggtggggaaggctcTTAAAGGGCAAGGGATTTCGGGTTCCTTAAGGGATCAACGGTCCACACTCACTCAAGCCTCTTGTCCTGCAGCCATGGCCATGCAGAAAATCTTTGCCCGGGAAATCCTGGACTCCAGGGGCAACCCCACCGTGGAGGTGGACTTGTACACAGCAAAGGGTAACACAGGCCCATTAAATTGGTTTGCCTTGGAAGACCCCAACACCATCTGGCCTTTGCCCTCCAGCTGTTCCATATCCTCACCTTCCTCTGAGATTCCCTTCCCCAGAGTTCTTCCCAGGCCTTCCTCTTCCAACCTGGTTCTCCTGCGGGGAGAAGTAGGAGTCTATCTGCCCTGCCTTTTGCCCCTGGTCTCAGAGAGGACACCTTGGCCCTTTGGGGGTGGATGGGACTTTCTGTGATCTTCCAATTGATCCTTCCCCAGGCCGATTCCGAGCAGCTGTGCCCAGCGGAGCTTCCACAGGTATCTATGAAGCTCTGGAACTAAGAGATGGAGACAAATCTCGCTACCTGGGCAAAGGTGAGGAAAGATCAATACTGGAGGAGCCTTGTGGAAGTGGTTTCAGGACATGGGCACACAACATCTGTGTGGAGTAGAGGACTAGAACCCAAAGCTGTTTTGAGGAGCTGGGATCTGCAGGAAGAGACCTGATTGAATAGGAGATCTGAACCTCCTCCCATCTCTCTAGGGGTCCTGAAGGCTGTGGAACACATCAATAAGACTCTAGGCCCTGCTCTGCTGGAAAAGGCAAGTGGGAGGAGCCTGCTCCCCTTAATCCCCTCCTCAGACCCCTGTCGCCTCACCCCATATGGCAACTGTCATTCTCCCCAAAATACCTGTACTTCTTTCTCCTGTACATGCCCTGACTCTTGACAAATCTGACCTTTGCTCTCCCTCCTCAAACCTGCCCTTCCAGAAATTAAGCGTTGTGGATCAAGAAAAAGTTGACAAATTTATGATTGAGCTGGATGGGACCGAGAATAAATGTGAGTGAAGGGCTAGAGGTAGGGGAAGAGATGGGATGTGGAAGGATTGGGGGAGCGACCACGAGGCTGAGATCTGGTTAGAATTATTTCTGTGTTCCACAGTTTGGGGCACACAATAGCGAGATGGACTTTTATTCATTCCACAGGCATTTCCTGATGCCTGCCCTCTGCCAGGCTTGGGCCAGGCTGTGGACACACATATGAAGCTGACACATTCCCCTGGGGTGGAGGCACCTCAGGCTGCCGGGGAGAGAGCTGTTAAACTTTAATGACCAGTGGTTTGGAGTTCTGGATTCTTCTTGGGGTGACCAGAGGGGATGTTCTAGAAGATGACCCCAAACCCTGGGGGAGAAGCTCTCACCCTTTCTTGTGCTTGCCTCCTTCAGCCAAGTTTGGGGCCAATGCCATCCTGGGCGTTTCCCTGGCTGTGTGCAAGGCTGGAGCAGCAGAGAAGGGGGTCCCGCTCTACCGACACATTGCAGATCTTGCTGGGAACCCGGACCTGGTCCTCCCAGTCCCTGTGAGTGCAAGTGCCCTGCCAGATCCCACAGTGACAGAATTACCCCTGCCATCAAGAAGTACCTTCCAGAGCCAGCTCCAAAGGAACGGTTTTCTGAAATGGAACCTCTCCTGCTGCGGTTCcgcccctccctctttcccacaATCCAAACCTTTCCTTAAGCCTCTCTGCTTCTTTCCCTTGACATAACCCGGTTCCTTCACATTCCAACCCTAGGCTCAATAACTCTAGCTTCTCATTCTGCCCTTTAGCCCAACCTCCAAATCAGATCGAGTTTCTTCATGGCAAGGATTTTGGCATTTCTTCTTATCTAATCCTTATTAAACCACATTCCCTCTTTATGGAAACCGTTTGAATTTAATCTCAATAATAATGTTACCATTTATTGTTACTTACAAGGCAGATTGTGTAAGAGCCTGAGCTCTGGAGACTATCTGCTGGGTTTGGATCCTGGTTTTTcccatttgctagctgtgtgatctttggcaagttatttaacctctccattcctcaggttcctcatctgtagagtggAAGATAATAGTACTTAGTTTATAAGGTtgttttgagaatgaaatgagctaatagatgtaaaacacttagaatagtgcctggcctGTAGTGCCATATCAGTGTTAGCTATTTTTCACCAGGCACATGCTAAGAACTTTACATTCAATTTCTCTAATATTCGGCAAAAGATCCTGCAGGGGAAGCAGGTGGTATCCCCATTATGGAAATGAGGAAAGAGCCTCTGAGGAGTAAAATTACTGATCCTAGATCAGTCAGCTAGTAAGTAGGGACGCCAGGATTCCACCTGGACCCCTGGACCCCGTCCCAGGTGTGAACACCCTTTCCGCCTCTCAGGCCTTCAATGTGATCAATGGGGGCTCCCACGCTGGAAACAAGCTGGCCATGCAGGAGTTCATGATTCTGCCCGTGGGAGCCAGCTCCTTCAAGGAAGCCATGCGCATTGGTGCCGAGGTCTACCACCACCTCAAGGGGGTCATCAAGGCCAAGTATGGGAAGGACGCCACCAATGTGGGCGACGAGGGAGGCTTCGCACCCAACATCCTGGAGAATAATGAGGGTCAGTATGAGCACTCTGAGGGGCAGAACCGCTGGGTCTTCACAGAGGAAGGGGCTGCAGAGAAGGGTACACCGGAACCTCAGGGCCTTTCTTgtccctctcccagccctggaGCTGCTGAAGACGGCCATCCAGGCAGCTGGCTACCCGGACAAGGTGGTGATTGGCATGGATGTGGCAGCGTCTGAGTTCTTCCGCAGTGGGAAGTACGATCTTGACTTCAAGTCACCCGATGACCCCGCACGGCACATCACTGGGCAGCAGCTGGGGGAGCTGTACAAGAGCTTCATTAAGAACTATCCTGGTGAGATCCCCAGGTGTTCCAGTGCACCTGCCTGAGTACCCAGCAACTGCCCAAAATACTGACTTCAGAGCATCCATTGCCACCAACTCGGTCCTTCCAATCCTCAGCACCATCGCAATCCCCATCCAAACTCCTCTGTCCTGTCACCTCTTCATGAGGCCCTCAGATCTTTAACACgactctgcccccaccccccaccagtgGTCTCCATCGAGGACCCCTTTGATCAGGATGACTGGGCTACGTGGACCTCGTTCCTGTCTGGAGTGGACATCCAGATCGTGGGGGATGACCTCACAGTGACCAACCCCAAGCGGATTGCCCAGGCTGTTGAGAAGAAGGCCTGCAATTGCCTGCTGCTAAAGGTCAACCAGATAGGCTCGGTGACCGAATCCATCCAGGCGTGAGTGCCTTCTGGTATTGGGGTACACCATAGCTTCCCTCCACCCCATGTCTGCCCACTCCAGCTGCAGTCCTGCCCACAAACTCCAAGTCTGCCTTTCCCCTGCCTCCTgacccatccccaccctcctgaCTGACCCTTCGCCTGACGCCAAAGAGCTTTGCCATTGTGACCTGCCATCCCCACCAGCACCCCACACCATTCTTCTCTCCCAGATTCTGCCCTTTCCACCAGCATCTCAGGAGCCCAAGTTCAAGATCAGGaatctctccttctctcctacTTTCCAAAGAACTTAGTCATCACCCTCCCGGCAAACTGCCCACTCTCGAAAAGAGAAAAGCCCCACCCAACCATTGGCTTTCCCACTGAGGCGGTCTCTTTAGGCCTTATGAAGTGTCCTCTCTCCCCAGCTGCAAACTGGCTCAGTCTAACGGCTGGGGGGTGATGGTGAGCCACCGCTCTGGGGAGACTGAGGACACATTCATCGCCGACCTCGTGGTGGGGCTCTGCACAGGACAGGTACTCTTGGCTCTCTGCAAGTTTTGTTGGGGTCCCCAGCCTCCTGCCCAAGTTGAATTCTATCACAGGCTGCTCCCTTGGGGCCAGACCCAATCCCTCCTCTCCAGCCTTGTGCCACCCTTGGAattcctcttccctcctcagaTCAAGACTGGTGCCCCTTGCCGCTCAGAGCGTCTGGCTAAATACAACCAGCTCATGAGGTACAGTGGGTGCCGGGGGCACGGGCCTGAGGCATGGAGGGCTCTCGGGTTGGAGGGGCACAGCTCTCACTCGGTCTGCTTTCTAGGATTGAGGAGGCGCTCGGGGACAAGGCTGTCTTTGCTGGACGCAAATTCCGTAATCCAAAGGCCAAATGAGAAACTAAAGGTCCCAGGACCCCACCAGACAGACCTAGGCCTTCAAGCTCTTCTTCCTGAAATAAAGGCTGGAGCCAACCAACACAGTGCTGTGCTCCTttgtgggagggaggggatgCTGGTCTGGCTGGGTAAGACAGGATGTGGGGCAAGAGAGGGAGCACTACTACCACCTGCTGGGACGAGGCAGAAGAGAGGGACTAGTCAGGGGAAGTTGGGCTGGATTTACAACCAAGTTCACATTTTAGAAGGAGGCTGGGGGAAGCAGGTGCCACGTGTGAAATGAAGCAGGAGACACTGATGGAACATGGAACCAGCTCCTGGACCTAGGTTCTGACATCACCGTGAGGGGGAAGTTGGATCAGATCTGCCAATAACTTGTAGTACGCGATCTGCAGAGCACTGCAGTGCAGAGGATGAGAGTGAAAACCAGAGCAGCTTCCACTTCTGTGGAGCTCGAAGGTCGGGAGGTGCTCTAAATATCTGACATATATATTGACCTGTGTAATCTTTCAAACAGTCCTATCAGATCgttaccattattatccccattttaggggtgaggaaactgaggcacaagaacATTGAATACCTCACCCAACCTAACAGTTAGTAACCGGCAGAACGAGGATCCAAATCTAGAATATTCGGCTCTAACAATTGTGCTCTTAAATTCCTATCTCTTATGAAAGTGCCAGTATTTGGCCATCTTTGGCCTACACAAACAACAATTTTATACTGCTCAAgctaaaattatttctcttcctctccaggaCCCACCTTTCTCTGTTCAAACAAACCAAGACATGGGTTAAACAGTGTTTATTGAATGTAAAGTAACCCCAGCCCCATGGGGAAGAAAGTTCCAAGGAGAACAGAGAATAATACAGATTAAATACCCACctgtgcattctctctctctctctctctccctctctctctctctctctctccctctctctctcacatgcacacatacatctCCAAGCTCTTACAGTGACCAATCAAACACCTGCCTCCTCCAGCCTGAGTGGTGGCTGTTAGGAGGTGGTTCAGAGCTGGGACTCCAGGATGGGTTCCAACAGCAGCagccttctccctccctgccccctgccccgtCCCAGGGAGCTGGGATGCCTAGGAAGTAGGGGGCAACTCTTCCCCGCTCTGCCGCAGACGCTTCTTGGCTCGGATCTCATTCATGGCCTCCTCTATGGAGCGTGTGTCCCTCTTGTTGGCCACAGGCACTGGGGGCaaaggggagggtgggagggcctcagcaggtcccctcccctgcccccatccagtGTTCCTCTCCCATGCCCTCCCCAGCCCACGGTGGCCTCACCACAGCCGTAGGTCTTGTTGGCCTGTAGCATATGGGCCGCATCCTTGGCTGCCCCCTTGCCAATGAGGTGGCTGTACTTGTCCTTGTAGTCGCTGGCAGGGCTTATCACCACAGGTCCCTGCT contains the following coding sequences:
- the ENO3 gene encoding beta-enolase isoform X2 — translated: MAMQKIFAREILDSRGNPTVEVDLYTAKGRFRAAVPSGASTGIYEALELRDGDKSRYLGKGVLKAVEHINKTLGPALLEKKLSVVDQEKVDKFMIELDGTENKSKFGANAILGVSLAVCKAGAAEKGVPLYRHIADLAGNPDLVLPVPAFNVINGGSHAGNKLAMQEFMILPVGASSFKEAMRIGAEVYHHLKGVIKAKYGKDATNVGDEGGFAPNILENNEALELLKTAIQAAGYPDKVVIGMDVAASEFFRSGKYDLDFKSPDDPARHITGQQLGELYKSFIKNYPVVSIEDPFDQDDWATWTSFLSGVDIQIVGDDLTVTNPKRIAQAVEKKACNCLLLKVNQIGSVTESIQACKLAQSNGWGVMVSHRSGETEDTFIADLVVGLCTGQIKTGAPCRSERLAKYNQLMRIEEALGDKAVFAGRKFRNPKAK
- the ENO3 gene encoding beta-enolase isoform X1; the protein is MEQGEAAMRTLRAMAMQKIFAREILDSRGNPTVEVDLYTAKGRFRAAVPSGASTGIYEALELRDGDKSRYLGKGVLKAVEHINKTLGPALLEKKLSVVDQEKVDKFMIELDGTENKSKFGANAILGVSLAVCKAGAAEKGVPLYRHIADLAGNPDLVLPVPAFNVINGGSHAGNKLAMQEFMILPVGASSFKEAMRIGAEVYHHLKGVIKAKYGKDATNVGDEGGFAPNILENNEALELLKTAIQAAGYPDKVVIGMDVAASEFFRSGKYDLDFKSPDDPARHITGQQLGELYKSFIKNYPVVSIEDPFDQDDWATWTSFLSGVDIQIVGDDLTVTNPKRIAQAVEKKACNCLLLKVNQIGSVTESIQACKLAQSNGWGVMVSHRSGETEDTFIADLVVGLCTGQIKTGAPCRSERLAKYNQLMRIEEALGDKAVFAGRKFRNPKAK